Proteins found in one Phalacrocorax carbo chromosome 14, bPhaCar2.1, whole genome shotgun sequence genomic segment:
- the MOCS3 gene encoding adenylyltransferase and sulfurtransferase MOCS3: MAGGAEAARLRAEIGRQEQELRGLREQLAALMAGEGASAAEEGPAAVGEGPAALPGPLPDLPAQASLSAAAILRYSRQLVLPELGVRGQLLLARCSVLVVGCGGLGCPLAQYLAAAGVGRLGLVDHDVVETSNLHRQVLHGEAGRGVPKALSAAAALRRLNSTVQYVPYCGALSPGTALQLVRQYDIVADCSDNVPTRYLVNDACVLAGKPLVSGSALRLEGQLVVYNYQGGPCYRCLFPEPPPPETVTNCADGGVLGVVPGIMGCIQALEVLKIASGMGSSFNQFMLMFDAREGRFRNIKLRPKKPDCAVCGDNPSVTCLQDYEAFCGSSATDKCRTLHLLSSKDRVSVEEYKKLLDDQVPHVLLDVRPQVEVDICRLVHAVHAPLSKLEEKDKEYLEYLEKRICEEKQRTNGQTSFPVYVVCKLGNDSQKAVRILQELPVKAFGSLLVKDIKGGLMAWASKIDPTFPQY, encoded by the coding sequence ATGGCGGGCGGTGCCGAGGCGGCGCGGCTGAGGGCTGAGATCGGCCGGCAAGAGCAGGAGCTGCGCGGCCTACGCGAGCAGCTGGCCGCCTTGATGGCGGGGGAGGGCGCCTCGGCAGCCGAGGAGGGTCCCGCCGCCGTGGGGGAGGGCCCCGCCGCTCTCCCGGGCCCTCTGCCCGACCTGCCCGCCCAGGCCTCGCTGAGCGCCGCCGCCATCCTGAGGTACAGCCGGCAGCTGGTGTTGCCCGAGCTGGGCGTGCGGGGGCAGCTGCTCCTGGCCCGCTGCTCCGTGCTCGTGGTGGGCTGCGGCGGCCTGGGCTGCCCACTCGCTCAGTACCTGGCCGCGGCCGGCGTCGGCCGCCTGGGGCTGGTGGATCACGACGTGGTGGAGACGAGTAACCTGCACCGGCAGGTGCTGCACGGGGAGGCCGGCCGGGGGGTCCCCAAGGCCCTGTCGGCCGCGGCGGCGCTGCGGCGGCTGAACTCCACCGTGCAGTACGTGCCTTACTGCGGCGCCCTGAGCCCGGGCACGGCCCTGCAGCTGGTGCGGCAGTACGACATTGTCGCCGACTGCTCCGACAACGTCCCCACCAGGTACCTGGTGAATGACGCCTGCGTCCTGGCCGGGAAGCCCCTGGTGTCCGGCAGCGCCCTCCGTCTGGAGGGGCAGCTCGTGGTGTACAACTACCAAGGGGGGCCCTGCTACAGGTGCCTCTTCCCTGAGCCCCCGCCGCCAGAGACGGTGACGAACTGTGCAGATGGGGGAGTGCTGGGCGTCGTGCCGGGCATCATGGGGTGCATCCAGGCCTTGGAAGTGCTGAAGATCGCTTCGGGAATGGGTTCCTCCTTCAATCAATTCATGCTGATGTTTGATGCCCGTGAAGGGAGATTTCGCAACATCAAGTTAAGACCGAAGAAGCCAGACTGTGCTGTTTGCGGTGACAATCCGTCTGTCACCTGTCTTCAGGATTACGAGGCGTTTTGTGGCTCTTCCGCAACAGACAAGTGTAGGACTTTACATCTGCTGTCCAGCAAAGACAGGGTATCTGTAGAGGAATACAAAAAACTGTTGGATGATCAGGTTCCACATGTATTGTTAGATGTTCGTCCGCAGGTAGAAGTGGATATCTGCCGCCTGGTACATGCTGTCCACGCTCCCTTGAgtaaattagaagaaaaagacaaagaatatctggaatatttagaaaaaagaatttgtgaagaaaagcagagaactAATGGCCAGACATCTTTTCCTGTATATGTTGTTTGCAAATTAGGAAATGACTCCCAGAAGGCTGTAAGAATTCTGCAGGAGTTACCTGTCAAAGCGTTTGGTTCTCTGTTAGTTAAGGATATTAAAGGGGGGCTCATGGCTTGGGCCAGTAAAATTGACCCAACATTTCCTcagtattaa